Proteins encoded together in one Funiculus sociatus GB2-C1 window:
- a CDS encoding PDGLE domain-containing protein, producing the protein MSSNMSPESASHRLRQRNRAFVIAGLGTALLIAIFLSPFASSDPDGLDRVAQDHKFDNKAAEDAPARKLPFYSVFEEYAVRGVPEQIATPIAGLIGTLATFGLAWGIGKLVVRNSGSPTDDSDYPNPPRE; encoded by the coding sequence ATGAGTAGCAATATGTCTCCCGAAAGCGCTTCGCACAGGCTCCGCCAACGCAACCGTGCTTTTGTCATCGCTGGCTTAGGAACTGCCCTGCTAATTGCAATTTTCTTGTCCCCCTTCGCTAGTTCAGATCCAGACGGACTAGATAGGGTAGCTCAAGATCATAAGTTTGACAATAAAGCAGCAGAAGACGCACCAGCCCGAAAACTGCCCTTTTACAGCGTTTTTGAAGAGTATGCCGTCAGAGGTGTACCGGAACAAATTGCCACCCCGATTGCAGGTTTAATCGGAACTTTAGCAACGTTTGGCTTGGCTTGGGGAATTGGTAAATTAGTTGTTCGCAACTCTGGTTCACCAACCGATGATTCAGATTATCCCAATCCACCAAGGGAATAA
- a CDS encoding energy-coupling factor ABC transporter permease: protein MIQPHLALHIPDGFLTPPVILVTWLLAIGLIAIALNRVQADYKERAVPLMGVCGAFIFAAQMINFPIPGGTSGHLLGGTLAGVLLGPWAGSLVMAAVFIVQSVLFQDGGLSALGANITNMGLVGTFCGYYLYKAIRFALGRDNWRGMLAGTAVAAWTSVFIAAMLTAVQLALSETAPLGVAISALAFWHVLIGIGEAIITVIAVSFVWRSRPDLFFDPPRRAYSSASRSYTTR, encoded by the coding sequence ATGATACAGCCCCACTTAGCCTTGCACATCCCGGATGGGTTCTTGACCCCACCTGTGATCTTAGTGACATGGCTACTTGCCATCGGATTGATTGCGATCGCCCTAAATCGAGTCCAAGCTGACTACAAGGAACGGGCAGTACCTTTAATGGGAGTTTGTGGCGCTTTTATATTCGCTGCCCAAATGATTAATTTCCCAATTCCCGGCGGTACATCTGGACACCTGCTAGGAGGTACACTAGCCGGAGTTTTGCTGGGGCCGTGGGCTGGATCTCTTGTAATGGCAGCAGTCTTCATCGTTCAGTCTGTCTTGTTTCAGGATGGCGGCCTGTCAGCGCTGGGAGCCAACATCACCAACATGGGATTGGTTGGTACGTTTTGTGGTTACTATTTATACAAAGCAATTCGGTTTGCTCTTGGTCGGGATAATTGGCGAGGAATGTTAGCTGGCACAGCAGTTGCAGCTTGGACAAGCGTATTTATTGCGGCAATGTTGACCGCAGTCCAACTGGCTTTGTCAGAGACAGCGCCATTAGGAGTAGCGATATCGGCATTGGCATTTTGGCACGTACTAATCGGCATTGGAGAAGCAATAATCACAGTCATAGCAGTGAGTTTTGTTTGGCGATCGCGTCCCGATCTTTTCTTCGACCCACCCCGCAGAGCTTATTCGTCCGCATCTCGTTCGTATACAACGCGCTAA
- the cbiQ gene encoding cobalt ECF transporter T component CbiQ, with translation MLHLGAVQFDVDSKKNTPWHSLAPRTRVLCTLLLVFAIALTPNGRWWTWAIYGLGVLTIIRLSRVTGTVLLKRIAVEFAFIGAVLLGTLFREGGEVIWSWGPLRITTVGLMVLGSVTLKALLSLIILNVLTLTTSIPALLNALVALRVPPLLVAILASMYRYIGVLIGEFNAMRRAAASRNLMGSNRWQRLVIGNMMGSLFIRTYERGDRVYQAMLARGYQGLPPVEKMPPGGRNDMIALSLTIILALIGQAIYLL, from the coding sequence CTGCTACACCTTGGTGCAGTTCAGTTTGATGTTGATAGCAAGAAGAATACACCCTGGCACTCGTTAGCTCCCAGGACTCGCGTCCTGTGTACGCTGCTGCTTGTGTTTGCGATCGCGCTAACGCCAAACGGACGCTGGTGGACTTGGGCAATCTATGGATTAGGCGTTCTAACTATTATTCGGCTTAGTCGCGTAACTGGGACAGTGCTGCTGAAGCGAATAGCAGTTGAATTTGCTTTCATCGGCGCTGTGCTTCTAGGCACTTTGTTCCGGGAGGGTGGCGAGGTAATTTGGTCTTGGGGGCCGCTAAGAATTACCACAGTTGGTTTGATGGTTTTGGGTAGCGTGACACTGAAAGCGTTGCTATCCCTAATAATACTGAACGTGCTAACTTTAACTACTTCTATTCCCGCACTTTTAAATGCCTTAGTAGCGTTGCGAGTTCCACCACTGTTGGTGGCAATTCTTGCCTCAATGTATCGCTACATTGGTGTTTTAATCGGTGAGTTTAACGCCATGCGTCGGGCAGCAGCATCGCGGAACTTAATGGGTAGCAACCGTTGGCAACGTTTGGTAATTGGCAACATGATGGGATCGCTGTTTATCCGCACTTATGAACGCGGAGATCGGGTTTATCAAGCTATGTTAGCGCGGGGTTATCAGGGGCTACCACCTGTTGAAAAGATGCCGCCTGGAGGACGAAATGACATGATAGCCCTGAGTTTGACAATAATTTTGGCGCTAATTGGACAAGCGATATACCTTTTATAA
- the map gene encoding type I methionyl aminopeptidase translates to MNILNNLLFQPTQPRSEKKQRRGIEIKSQREIEIMRQAAKIVATVLKEIQEMVQPGMTTADLDAYAEKRIREMGATPSFKGYHGFTGSICASINNEVVHGIPNPKKVIRTGDVLKVDTGAYFQGYHGDSCITIAVGEVTPEAAKLIRVAEEALYKGIEQVKAGNYLLDLAGAIQDHVVANGFSIVEDFTGHGVGRNLHEEPSVFNFRTREMPNVKLRAGMTLAIEPILNAGSKFTRILSDKWTAVTVDNALSAQFEHTVLVTEDGYEILTDRSKV, encoded by the coding sequence ATGAACATCCTGAACAATCTGCTTTTCCAACCCACTCAACCCCGAAGCGAGAAAAAACAGCGCCGTGGCATTGAAATCAAGTCACAGCGTGAAATCGAAATCATGCGACAGGCGGCGAAAATTGTAGCAACCGTTCTCAAAGAAATTCAAGAGATGGTGCAGCCTGGCATGACAACAGCCGATTTAGACGCTTATGCCGAAAAGCGCATCCGCGAAATGGGGGCAACACCCAGCTTTAAAGGCTACCACGGATTCACAGGCTCCATCTGCGCCAGCATCAACAACGAAGTCGTGCATGGCATCCCTAACCCGAAAAAAGTGATCCGGACTGGCGATGTCTTGAAAGTGGATACTGGTGCCTACTTCCAGGGTTATCATGGCGACTCCTGCATCACTATCGCAGTTGGTGAAGTGACACCGGAAGCCGCTAAATTAATTCGCGTCGCCGAAGAAGCCCTCTACAAAGGAATTGAACAAGTCAAAGCCGGAAACTATCTTTTAGACCTTGCTGGTGCCATTCAAGACCATGTGGTAGCCAATGGTTTTAGTATAGTTGAGGACTTCACAGGTCACGGCGTGGGGCGGAATCTACACGAAGAACCGTCAGTCTTCAATTTCCGCACCCGCGAGATGCCCAATGTCAAGCTTCGCGCCGGAATGACTTTGGCAATAGAGCCAATTTTAAATGCTGGTTCCAAGTTTACCCGCATCTTATCCGACAAGTGGACAGCGGTAACGGTAGATAACGCTCTGTCAGCTCAGTTTGAGCATACTGTGTTGGTGACAGAAGACGGATATGAAATTTTGACCGATCGCTCCAAAGTTTAA
- a CDS encoding Uma2 family endonuclease, translated as MYLTAQELEARMPDATKLLSDEPEMESSVYYKQLALLVSCLEWLWRNRNDFFIGANLTVYFSRQQLRNRDFRGPDFFLVKNTEKRDRPSWVVWEEEGKYPDLIIELLSTSTANIDRNLKKDLYQNRFRTPEYFWFDPENLEFAGFRLVGEQYQAIVPTAQGWLWSEVLDLYLGVAGGKLRYFTQEGVLVPTPEETAERLAEQLRILGVEPDTLG; from the coding sequence ATGTATCTAACAGCGCAAGAGTTGGAAGCACGAATGCCCGATGCTACAAAACTTTTGAGCGATGAACCAGAAATGGAAAGTTCTGTATACTACAAGCAACTAGCTTTATTGGTGAGTTGTTTAGAATGGTTGTGGCGCAATCGGAATGATTTTTTTATTGGCGCTAATCTGACAGTTTATTTTAGTCGGCAGCAATTGCGAAATAGAGACTTTCGGGGGCCTGACTTTTTTCTGGTGAAAAACACAGAAAAAAGAGATCGCCCTTCTTGGGTGGTATGGGAAGAAGAAGGCAAATATCCGGATCTAATTATCGAATTACTTTCAACTTCAACAGCTAATATTGACCGAAATTTAAAAAAAGACCTATATCAAAACCGATTTCGCACGCCGGAATACTTTTGGTTCGATCCGGAGAATTTGGAATTTGCGGGGTTCCGGTTAGTAGGAGAACAGTATCAAGCCATTGTGCCAACTGCACAAGGCTGGCTGTGGAGTGAGGTACTGGATTTATATTTAGGTGTGGCTGGGGGCAAATTACGCTACTTTACTCAAGAAGGTGTTTTGGTTCCCACGCCAGAAGAGACAGCAGAACGACTAGCAGAACAGTTGCGAATTCTCGGTGTCGAGCCGGATACTTTAGGTTAG
- a CDS encoding energy-coupling factor ABC transporter ATP-binding protein, whose translation MHHNPISIENLTYTYPDGTQALKGINLSIRANERVALIGANGSGKSTLQLHLNGIILPQEGEIKIGEWSINSENMRQIRNFVGLVFQNPDNQLFMPTVWEDVAFGPMNQGLRDKELQNRVLQAMAAVDIDPEHYGNRNTENLSGGEKKRIAIAGVLAMNPQVLVFDEPSAQLDPRSRRQLIQLLLSLPLTQLIATHDLDMALEICDRTIVLSQGQIVYDGETERVMNDSDFLVKHALESPLCYSRPYCQLEDAPLKQIKKPIFHGSHEA comes from the coding sequence ATGCACCATAATCCTATATCAATTGAAAATCTTACTTATACTTACCCAGACGGAACTCAAGCTTTAAAAGGAATAAATCTGTCTATCAGAGCAAATGAACGAGTAGCATTAATTGGTGCTAATGGTTCCGGAAAGTCTACGTTGCAGTTACATCTGAACGGGATTATTTTGCCCCAAGAAGGAGAGATAAAAATAGGGGAGTGGTCTATAAATTCGGAAAATATGCGACAAATTCGGAATTTTGTCGGGCTGGTATTTCAAAATCCAGATAATCAACTGTTTATGCCCACAGTTTGGGAGGATGTTGCTTTTGGCCCGATGAATCAGGGTTTGCGAGACAAAGAACTGCAAAATCGAGTGCTTCAGGCAATGGCAGCAGTTGACATCGATCCGGAACACTACGGAAATCGCAACACGGAAAATTTGTCGGGAGGGGAAAAAAAACGGATTGCGATCGCAGGCGTGTTAGCAATGAACCCGCAAGTCTTAGTATTTGATGAACCCTCAGCCCAGTTAGATCCCCGTTCTCGCCGTCAATTAATTCAGTTGCTGTTAAGCTTACCGCTGACGCAACTAATTGCAACCCACGATTTAGACATGGCTTTGGAAATATGCGATCGCACCATTGTCCTGAGTCAAGGACAAATCGTGTACGATGGCGAAACGGAGCGAGTGATGAACGATTCAGATTTTTTGGTTAAACACGCGCTAGAGTCTCCACTATGCTACAGTCGCCCTTACTGTCAGCTGGAAGATGCTCCGCTAAAGCAAATAAAAAAACCTATATTTCATGGTTCCCATGAAGCTTGA